In Triticum aestivum cultivar Chinese Spring chromosome 5B, IWGSC CS RefSeq v2.1, whole genome shotgun sequence, the following proteins share a genomic window:
- the LOC123112818 gene encoding 60S ribosomal protein L36a: MVNVPKTKKTYCKNKECKKHTLHKVTQYKKGKDSLSAQGKRRYDRKQSGYGGQTKPVFHKKAKTTKKIVLKLQCQSCKHYSQRAIKRCKHFEIGGDKKGKGTSLF, translated from the exons ATG GTGAACGTTCCAAAGACCAAGAAGACCTACTGCAAGAACAAGGAGTGCAAGAAGCACACCCTCCACAAGGTTACACAATACAAGAAAGGCAAGGATAGTCTTTCTGCTCAGGGCAAGCGTCGTTATGACCGCAAGCAGTCAGGATATGGTGGCCAGACAAAGCCTGTTTTCCACAAGAAG GCCAAGACAACAAAGAAGATTGTGCTGAAGCTGCAGTGCCAGAGCTGCAAGCATTACTCGCAACGCGCCATCAAG AGGTGCAAGCACTTCGAAATCGGTGGagacaagaagggcaagggaacctCTCTCTTCTAA
- the LOC123116643 gene encoding NDR1/HIN1-like protein 12, whose translation MESSKKNLCEIHRGDGRGRRVLAASLLGAAVVAAVIALALFLVYRPAKPQATVARAGVYRLVSAAATPGANNSAPTPYALSATVQFTLLLHNPSDRTAVVYDRLLAYVTYRGEMVAPPAQLPLVLQDPGADVAMSPLLGGDGGAPVPVSADAVDALHADCVAGRVQLRLVVMGRVRYRSGPFKSAWRDLYVRCDAILGLTVQAAAGGGGAGDVPLLEYPKCAVDA comes from the coding sequence ATGGAGTCCTCCAAGAAGAACCTCTGCGAGATCCACCGCGGCGACGGACGCGGCAGGCGCGtcctcgccgcctccctcctcgGCGCCGCGGTCGTCGCGGCCGTCATCGCGCTCGCGCTCTTCCTCGTCTACCGGCCCGCGAAGCCGCAGGCCACCGTGGCGCGCGCCGGCGTGTACCGTCTCGTGAGCGCCGCGGCCACCCCCGGCGCCAACAACTCGGCACCGACGCCCTACGCGCTCTCCGCCACCGTGCAGTTCACGCTGCTGCTGCACAACCCCAGTGACCGCACCGCGGTGGTCTACGACCGGCTCCTCGCCTACGTGACGTACCGCGGCGAGATGGTGGCCCCGCCGGCGCAGCTCCCGCTGGTGCTCCAGGACCCCGGCGCCGACGTGGCGATGTCGCCGCTGCTGGGAGGCGACGGGGGCGCCCCCGTGCCGGTGTCGGCGGACGCGGTGGACGCGCTGCACGCGGACTGCGTGGCGGGGCGCGTGCAGCTCCGGCTCGTCGTCATGGGGCGGGTCAGGTACAGGTCCGGGCCCTTCAAGAGCGCGTGGCGCGACCTGTACGTGCGGTGTGATGCCATCCTCGGCCTGACCGTGCAGGCAgctgccggaggcggcggcgccggggaCGTGCCGCTGCTCGAGTACCCAAAGTGCGCCGTGGACGCCTGA